The segment GTTCTCTTGACAGAGGAGAATTCCTGGAGAGTACGTCCATGGGCGCGGCGTATCTTGCTGGTGTATCGACTGGGTTCTGGAAGGATTTTTCGGAGGTGAGAAGACTCCGGAAGACCGAGAGAGTATTCGAACCGCAATTGAGCGAAAGCAGAAGGGAAAGCATGATCTCTGTCTGGAACAAAGCCGTTGAAAGGTCCAAAGGATGGAGTCAGTAGTGGAGAGTGATTATTTTGAATGACACAAGTCTACTTGAATTCTCAGGAATAGATATGAGATTTCCGGGGGTGCACGCTCTAAAGAATGTGAGTTTCGAGGTGAAAGAAGGAGAGGTCCATGCACTTCTCGGAGCCAATGGCGCCGGAAAGTCTACTCTGATAAAGATACTCGCCAGGGTATATCAGCAGACAGACGGAGAGATTTTTCTTAATGGGAAGAGTCTCAATGCTGCAACCGCTCAGAACATAAGGCAATACGGGATCGACTTCATATTCCAGGAACTCGAGCTCGTTTCAAGCTTCACTGTGGCGCAGAACGTCCTTCTGGGAGATGAGGTAACGAAGGGCGCTCTCTTGAATCATAGGGAGATGTCGAAGAAAGCTCAAGAAACACTTGATCAGCTGATTCCAGGGTTCATAGACGCCAGATCGCTTGCTAGAGATCTGACCGTAGCTCAGCAGCAACTTGTATGTATTGCAAGGTCGCTTTACAGGAATCCAAAGATCCTTGTTCTGGATGAGCCGACTTCAAGATTGAGTTCATCGGAAGTGGACGCTCTCTTTTCCGTAATTGACCGTCTTAAAAAGGAGAGGAATATTACCGCAATTTACATATCCCACAGACTGGAAGAGATCTACAGAATTGCCGACGCTCTAACCGTTTTGAGAGACGGGGAGAAAGTCGTTACCTGCAAGGTGAACGAGATTACGACCAAGGAGATCATTCGCAGCATGATGGGTAAAGAAATTGATGTCACGAAGAAGATGGAGAATCTTGCTCCCGGTTACGGCGAAAAACCTGCTCTAGAGGTAAGAGGGTTGAGCGACGGAAAGACTTTCGGCCCCATAGATTTTGATGTCTTCAAAGGCGAAGTCTTCTGTATTACAGGAGCAGTCGGAAGCGGGAAAACGGAGCTGATAGAGACTATCTTTGGCCTGAGAAAAGCTGCGAGTGGAACACTCAAGATAAATGGCAAGGACTGGGTTCCCAAGAGTCCCTTGCATGCTAAAAATCGGAAGTTGTCGCTTGTGCCGGAAGATAGAAGGCTCAATGGTGTGGTGTATGACTTCTCAGTGAGAAAAAACATCTCTCTGGTGTCATTGAAGAAGCTCTCCAGGTTTGGATTCGTAGTCAGTGTAAAAAAAGAAAAGGAAGTGGCCCAGAAGCTGGTAGAAGAGCTTTCCATAAAGACTGCCGGTCTAGAGACAGCATCGAAGTTCTTGAGCGGAGGCAACCA is part of the Mesotoga infera genome and harbors:
- a CDS encoding sugar ABC transporter ATP-binding protein, giving the protein MNDTSLLEFSGIDMRFPGVHALKNVSFEVKEGEVHALLGANGAGKSTLIKILARVYQQTDGEIFLNGKSLNAATAQNIRQYGIDFIFQELELVSSFTVAQNVLLGDEVTKGALLNHREMSKKAQETLDQLIPGFIDARSLARDLTVAQQQLVCIARSLYRNPKILVLDEPTSRLSSSEVDALFSVIDRLKKERNITAIYISHRLEEIYRIADALTVLRDGEKVVTCKVNEITTKEIIRSMMGKEIDVTKKMENLAPGYGEKPALEVRGLSDGKTFGPIDFDVFKGEVFCITGAVGSGKTELIETIFGLRKAASGTLKINGKDWVPKSPLHAKNRKLSLVPEDRRLNGVVYDFSVRKNISLVSLKKLSRFGFVVSVKKEKEVAQKLVEELSIKTAGLETASKFLSGGNQQKVVFAKWLVGNSEIYFFDEPTVGIDVKGKEEIYEIIHGLAKEGKSVIVTTSDFDEALRASTRIMVLFAGKEKGLLDSETAVKDELLLLTMGGKVNE